Proteins encoded in a region of the Planococcus citri chromosome 1, ihPlaCitr1.1, whole genome shotgun sequence genome:
- the LOC135839065 gene encoding uncharacterized protein LOC135839065 isoform X2: MSSLEPLCNFRRNPRSLELIASVVSTAMLCRQAAMMNPANPPKNFQDIIALPSAIKQKIDRFMPIVKEQIISWNNFYDREIFFDRLCRRAYHYFHVLVWSDDGTINEEETAREMLKQDDLNAVEKYRIACNHCLENEIRTLKSNLKTKIELRKVRGRYPLVYYWECICRNEKTTISLENLFDEDECMYPVSAVDYFLNRLTSEERISALQHSYFMKSTFRSWENFLMKLSNEQLVSLFDDTEILYREPYNIFDYLMRFWMHADFVEQVWMRVQDTYSDHQFSYLIKEVIKAENSMILLNEHISLAVEIFNLSPYEKQRTVFNNYMQEKWWDRHDFNLTDVRLDVTILSTVDPDYRRYQFWAENWINLFEKYPADCFVQFMNVCCGEEAPEKFKKKVMDMDNDTASRYCSTLLSEMRLSEIDQFLNTFSSDTCRIMKTKQIILRKNAVEWSNFFPETAGFTFPSLNQIVDFIEGSFDNIRSANEFKIEVLSSVCFLKGCYESAGNDMFDWLKDAVWMCSCRDDDFKLYKNKFLQLGDELTKSSGISNVFKDPGWVSFLEWCSDEC, translated from the coding sequence ATGTCCTCCCTCGAACCTTTGTGCAATTTTCGGCGGAATCCGCGTAGCTTGGAGCTTATAGCCTCGGTAGTGTCGACTGCGATGTTGTGTCGTCAAGCTGCAATGATGAACCCAGCCAATcctcctaaaaattttcaagatatcaTCGCATTACCTTCAGCCATAAAGCAAAAGATCGATCGATTTATGCCGATTGTTAAAGAACAGATTATATCGTGGAACAATTTTTACGATAGAGAGATATTCTTTGATAGACTGTGTCGTCGAGCTTATCATTATTTCCACGTGTTGGTTTGGTCGGACGATGGTACCATTAATGAGGAAGAAACCGCTCGAGAGATGCTGAAGCAAGACGATCTGAATGCTGTAGAGAAATACAGAATCGCGTGTAATCATTGTTTGGAAAATGAGATCAGAACGTTGAAGTcgaatttgaaaacgaaaatagaATTGCGAAAAGTTAGAGGACGTTATCCATTGGTATATTATTGGGAATGCATTTGCAGAAATGAAAAGACTACCATATCTTTGGAAAATCTATTCGATGAAGATGAATGCATGTATCCAGTCAGCGCTGTTGATTATTTCTTGAATCGTTTAACCTCTGAGGAGCGAATCTCTGCTTTACAACATTCCTACTTTATGAAATCAACATTCAGAAGTTGGGAAAACTTTCTGATGAAATTGAGTAACGAACAACTGGTGTCACTATTCGATGATACCGAAATCCTCTATCGAGAACCATATAACATTTTCGATTATTTGATGAGATTCTGGATGCATGCAGATTTTGTGGAGCAAGTTTGGATGCGTGTACAAGATACGTATTCTGACCATCAATTTTCTTATCTAATCAAAGAAGTTATTAAAGCCGAAAACTCTATGATTCTATTGAATGAGCACATTTCTCTGGCCGTGGAAATCTTCAATCTCTCACCTTATGAAAAGCAAAGAACTGTATTCAATAATTACATGCAGGAGAAGTGGTGGGATCGTCATGATTTCAACTTGACCGATGTGAGATTAGACGTAACGATTTTATCAACCGTTGATCCGGATTATAGACGATACCAGTTTTGGGCAGAAAATTGgatcaatttgtttgaaaagtaTCCGGCGGATTGTTTCGTGCAATTTATGAATGTATGTTGTGGAGAAGAAGCacctgaaaaattcaagaagaaaGTTATGGATATGGATAATGATACAGCATCAAGATACTGCTCTACCTTATTAAGCGAAATGCGATTATCCGAAATAGATCAATTTCTCAACACGTTTTCGTCAGATACTTGTAGAATTATGAAAACCAAGCAGATTATATTGCGAAAAAACGCTGTCGagtggagtaatttttttcctgaaactGCCGGATTTACTTTTCCTTCGCTTAATCAAATCGTTGATTTCATCGAAGGATCATTTGATAATATTCGATCAGCTAACGAATTTAAAATAGAAGTTTTGTCGTCGGTATGTTTTTTGAAGGGATGTTACGAAAGTGCTGGAAACGATATGTTTGATTGGCTGAAGGATGCTGTGTGGATGTGTAGTTGTCGCGATGATGATTTCAAGCTGTATAAAAACAAGTTTTTACAGCTCGGTGATGAGCTGACGAAATCGTCTGGAATTTCGAATGTTTTCAAGGATCCTGGTTGGGTGTCGTTTTTGGAGTGGTGTTCGGATGAGTGTTGA